The proteins below come from a single Parageobacillus thermoglucosidasius genomic window:
- a CDS encoding sporulation protein Cse60 produces MYKVKLFDEEHEKDLERAVNAFLSGLKEGQLIDVKYDVAMMESEGEQIYCFSAMIIYRT; encoded by the coding sequence ATGTATAAAGTGAAGCTGTTCGACGAAGAGCATGAAAAAGATTTAGAACGGGCGGTGAATGCCTTTTTGTCCGGGCTGAAAGAAGGGCAGCTGATTGACGTGAAATATGATGTCGCGATGATGGAATCCGAAGGAGAGCAAATTTATTGCTTTTCGGCAATGATCATTTACCGGACCTAA
- a CDS encoding rhodanese-like domain-containing protein — translation MGEIKEITAAELKEKLDRGEKLNIVDVREDEEVALGMIPSAKHIKMGDIPSRLDEFNKEEEYIFVCRSGRRSENVCRYLQELGYRVCNMVGGMLEWEGDTIPKQ, via the coding sequence ATGGGAGAGATTAAAGAAATTACCGCGGCGGAATTAAAAGAAAAACTGGACCGCGGCGAAAAGCTGAACATCGTCGACGTGCGTGAAGACGAAGAAGTGGCGCTTGGCATGATTCCAAGCGCAAAACATATCAAAATGGGTGACATTCCGAGCCGGCTTGATGAGTTCAATAAAGAGGAAGAGTACATTTTCGTCTGCCGCTCCGGGCGGCGCAGCGAAAATGTTTGCCGCTATTTGCAAGAATTAGGCTATCGCGTCTGCAATATGGTCGGCGGCATGCTCGAATGGGAAGGGGATACCATCCCGAAACAGTAA
- the leuS gene encoding leucine--tRNA ligase, with protein MSFNHREIEKKWQDYWEKNKTFKTVDDDDKPKFYVLDMFPYPSGAGLHVGHPEGYTATDILARMKRMQGYNVLHPMGWDAFGLPAEQYALDTGNDPAEFTEKNINTFRRQIKSLGFSYDWDREINTTDPNYYKWTQWIFLKLYEKGLAYIDEVPVNWCPALGTVLANEEVINGRSERGGHPVIRKPMRQWMLRITAYADRLLEDLEELDWPESIKEMQRNWIGRSEGAEIRFEVDGHNETFTVFTTRPDTLFGATYTVLAPEHPLVEKITTPEQKAAVEAYLDAIKSKSDLERTDLAKEKTGVFTGAYAIHPVTGEKLPIWIADYVLMSYGTGAIMAVPAHDERDYEFAKKFNLPIKEVVAGGDIAKEAYTGDGEHINSDFLNGLNKEEAIKKMIEWLEANGKGQKKVTYRLRDWLFSRQRYWGEPIPIIHWEDGTMTPVPEEELPLKLPKTDQIRPSGTGESPLANIEEWVNVIDPKTGKKGRRETNTMPQWAGSCWYYLRYIDPHNDKQLADPEKLKKWLPVDVYIGGAEHAVLHLLYARFWHKFLYDIGVVPTKEPFQKLFNQGMILGENNEKMSKSRGNVVNPDDIIESHGADTLRLYEMFMGPLEASIAWSTKGLDGARRFLERVWRLFVDENGELNPKIVDNPETDTLERVYHQTVKKVTEDYEALRFNTAISQLMVFINEAYKAPVLPKKYMEGFVKLLSPVCPHIGEELWEKLGHNNTIAYEPWPTYDEAKLVEEEVEIVVQVNGKVRAKLHVRADLSKEELEQAAMQDEKVQEHIAGKTVRKVITVPGKLVNIVAN; from the coding sequence ATGAGCTTTAATCATCGCGAAATCGAGAAAAAATGGCAAGATTATTGGGAAAAAAACAAAACATTTAAAACAGTTGATGACGATGACAAGCCGAAATTTTACGTGTTGGATATGTTTCCGTATCCGTCCGGCGCAGGGCTGCACGTCGGCCATCCGGAAGGCTATACGGCAACAGATATTTTAGCGCGGATGAAACGAATGCAAGGCTATAACGTGCTTCATCCGATGGGATGGGACGCGTTCGGTTTGCCAGCGGAGCAATATGCCCTTGATACCGGAAATGACCCCGCGGAATTTACCGAGAAAAACATTAATACGTTCCGCCGGCAAATTAAATCATTAGGATTTTCATACGACTGGGACCGGGAAATCAACACGACTGATCCAAATTACTATAAATGGACACAATGGATTTTTTTGAAGCTATATGAAAAAGGGTTAGCTTATATTGATGAAGTTCCGGTCAACTGGTGCCCGGCGCTAGGAACGGTGCTTGCCAACGAAGAAGTCATTAACGGCAGAAGCGAGCGCGGCGGCCATCCAGTCATCCGCAAGCCGATGAGACAGTGGATGCTCCGCATTACGGCGTATGCAGACCGCCTTTTGGAAGACTTAGAAGAATTGGATTGGCCGGAAAGCATCAAAGAAATGCAGCGAAACTGGATCGGCCGTTCAGAAGGCGCGGAAATTCGCTTTGAAGTGGATGGCCACAATGAAACGTTCACGGTCTTTACGACCCGCCCGGATACCTTATTTGGCGCGACATATACCGTATTGGCGCCGGAACATCCGCTTGTCGAAAAAATTACAACTCCGGAGCAAAAAGCGGCAGTAGAGGCATATTTAGATGCCATTAAAAGCAAAAGTGATCTTGAGCGCACGGATTTGGCGAAAGAAAAAACAGGGGTGTTCACCGGCGCATATGCGATTCATCCAGTCACCGGCGAGAAGCTGCCGATTTGGATTGCTGATTATGTGTTAATGAGCTATGGCACTGGTGCGATTATGGCCGTGCCGGCACACGATGAGCGCGACTATGAATTTGCGAAAAAATTTAACTTGCCAATCAAAGAAGTCGTCGCCGGCGGCGATATTGCGAAAGAAGCGTATACGGGCGACGGCGAGCATATTAACTCCGATTTCTTAAACGGTTTGAACAAAGAAGAAGCGATCAAGAAAATGATTGAATGGCTTGAAGCCAATGGAAAAGGACAAAAGAAAGTCACATACCGCCTCCGCGACTGGCTGTTCAGCCGTCAGCGCTACTGGGGCGAGCCGATTCCGATCATCCATTGGGAAGACGGGACAATGACACCGGTGCCGGAAGAAGAACTCCCATTAAAACTGCCAAAAACGGATCAAATAAGACCGTCAGGCACGGGAGAATCGCCGCTTGCGAATATTGAAGAATGGGTCAATGTCATCGATCCGAAAACAGGCAAAAAAGGGCGGCGTGAAACGAACACAATGCCGCAATGGGCAGGAAGCTGCTGGTATTATTTGCGTTATATTGACCCGCATAACGACAAACAGCTTGCTGATCCGGAAAAATTGAAAAAATGGCTGCCGGTGGACGTTTATATCGGCGGGGCAGAGCATGCGGTGCTTCACTTATTGTATGCGCGTTTCTGGCATAAGTTTTTATACGATATCGGCGTTGTGCCGACAAAAGAGCCGTTCCAAAAACTATTTAACCAAGGAATGATTCTTGGGGAAAACAATGAAAAAATGAGCAAATCGAGAGGAAATGTCGTCAACCCGGACGATATTATCGAAAGCCACGGCGCCGATACGCTCCGCTTATACGAAATGTTCATGGGGCCTCTGGAAGCGTCGATCGCTTGGTCGACAAAAGGATTGGACGGAGCGCGCCGTTTCTTGGAACGCGTCTGGCGCTTGTTTGTCGATGAAAATGGCGAGTTGAATCCGAAAATCGTTGACAATCCGGAAACGGATACGCTTGAGCGCGTTTATCACCAAACGGTGAAAAAAGTAACGGAAGATTATGAAGCGCTTCGCTTTAATACGGCGATTTCGCAGCTAATGGTGTTTATCAATGAAGCATATAAAGCACCGGTATTGCCGAAAAAGTATATGGAAGGGTTTGTGAAATTATTGTCGCCGGTTTGCCCGCACATCGGAGAAGAATTATGGGAAAAGCTCGGCCATAACAATACGATCGCATATGAGCCATGGCCGACGTACGATGAGGCAAAATTAGTCGAAGAGGAAGTCGAAATTGTTGTGCAAGTGAACGGAAAAGTAAGAGCAAAACTGCATGTGCGCGCAGATCTGTCGAAAGAAGAACTGGAACAAGCAGCGATGCAAGACGAGAAAGTGCAAGAACATATCGCAGGAAAAACAGTGCGCAAAGTGATTACAGTGCCGGGAAAATTAGTCAACATTGTGGCAAACTGA
- a CDS encoding metalloregulator ArsR/SmtB family transcription factor: MQLQRLVAFFKTIGDPTRLRIIKLLSQGPLHGQAIAGKLGLTPATITHHLNKLRDVNIVYERRDGNIIYFYLQPSVIKHYASALLDLAEQNEVKKEMKEKAAERQKVIDNFFTSGGRLKNIPAQRKKKLIVLEHMLKGLKPGKRYTEKEINEYIKKFHEDYATIRREFIINNYMYRENGIYELNPPEMWHKIDG; encoded by the coding sequence ATGCAGCTTCAGCGTTTAGTGGCATTTTTTAAAACAATTGGTGACCCAACGCGTCTCCGCATTATAAAACTGCTTTCACAAGGGCCGCTGCATGGCCAAGCCATCGCCGGAAAACTTGGATTAACTCCAGCGACGATCACCCATCATCTTAACAAGCTCCGTGACGTGAACATCGTTTATGAACGACGCGACGGAAACATCATTTATTTTTACTTACAGCCGTCTGTCATCAAGCATTACGCGAGCGCATTGCTTGATTTGGCGGAACAAAACGAGGTGAAAAAAGAAATGAAAGAAAAAGCCGCAGAGCGCCAAAAAGTGATCGACAATTTTTTTACAAGCGGAGGCCGTTTAAAAAACATTCCGGCGCAAAGAAAGAAGAAGTTGATTGTCCTTGAGCATATGCTGAAAGGGTTGAAGCCGGGAAAACGGTATACAGAAAAAGAAATAAATGAGTACATAAAAAAATTCCATGAAGATTATGCAACGATTCGCCGCGAATTTATTATCAATAACTACATGTATCGCGAAAACGGCATCTATGAGCTTAATCCGCCGGAAATGTGGCATAAAATAGACGGATAA
- a CDS encoding YtzC family protein, with translation MATRQSVDEFLQHCEDVIRYAKEQYTEAQKQEHYNDMEYAQAQQMLENAVNDLAHLALSCNAQQREQLHRMRLQLQQLQNDMILLNH, from the coding sequence ATGGCAACGCGGCAATCGGTCGATGAATTCCTGCAGCATTGCGAAGATGTCATCCGTTATGCGAAAGAGCAATATACAGAGGCGCAAAAGCAAGAGCATTACAATGACATGGAATATGCACAAGCGCAGCAAATGCTGGAGAACGCGGTGAATGATTTAGCGCATTTGGCGCTTAGCTGCAATGCGCAACAGCGCGAACAATTGCACCGGATGCGCCTGCAGCTGCAGCAATTGCAAAACGACATGATTTTGCTCAATCATTAA
- a CDS encoding TIGR01212 family radical SAM protein (This family includes YhcC from E. coli K-12, an uncharacterized radical SAM protein.), whose translation MKQPNPFPYTNDHKRYHTWNYHLRQTFGHKVFKISLDGGFDCPNRDGTVAYGGCTFCSAAGSGDFAGNRADDLVTQFNQMKEKMHKKWKNGKYLAYFQAFTNTHAPVDVLREKYETVLNLDGVVGLSIATRPDCLPDDVVEYLAELNERTYLWVELGLQTVHERTALLINRAHDFQCFADGVEKLRKRGIRVCAHIINGLPLEDYDMMMETAKTVASMDIQGIKIHLLHLLKGTPMVKQYEKGLVRFLSFEEYVHLVCDQLEILPPEMIVHRITGDGPIDLMIGPMWSVNKWEVLNAIDAELERRDSYQGKYYKKEVVKQ comes from the coding sequence TTGAAACAGCCCAACCCATTTCCATATACAAACGATCATAAACGTTACCATACATGGAACTATCATTTGCGGCAAACGTTTGGCCATAAAGTATTTAAAATCTCTCTCGATGGCGGTTTTGATTGTCCAAACCGCGACGGGACGGTTGCCTATGGCGGCTGTACGTTTTGCAGCGCGGCGGGATCAGGCGATTTTGCCGGCAACCGTGCAGATGACCTTGTTACCCAATTTAATCAAATGAAAGAAAAAATGCATAAGAAATGGAAAAACGGAAAATATTTAGCTTATTTCCAAGCGTTCACGAATACACACGCTCCCGTAGACGTATTGCGGGAAAAATACGAAACTGTCCTAAATTTAGACGGAGTTGTCGGGCTGTCCATCGCCACACGCCCGGACTGCCTTCCAGACGATGTTGTCGAATATTTGGCAGAGCTGAACGAGCGCACGTATTTATGGGTGGAGCTCGGGTTGCAGACGGTCCACGAGCGGACAGCGCTGCTGATCAACCGCGCCCACGATTTCCAATGCTTTGCCGACGGAGTTGAAAAACTGCGCAAACGCGGGATCCGCGTGTGTGCGCATATTATTAACGGCCTGCCGCTCGAAGATTACGATATGATGATGGAAACAGCGAAAACGGTGGCAAGCATGGACATTCAAGGGATCAAGATCCATTTGCTTCATTTATTAAAAGGGACGCCGATGGTTAAGCAATACGAAAAAGGCCTAGTCCGATTTTTGTCATTTGAAGAATATGTCCACCTTGTTTGCGATCAGCTGGAAATTTTGCCTCCGGAAATGATTGTGCACCGCATTACAGGAGACGGGCCAATCGATTTAATGATCGGACCAATGTGGAGTGTCAACAAATGGGAAGTGTTAAACGCGATTGATGCCGAACTCGAACGCCGTGACAGCTATCAAGGAAAGTACTACAAAAAAGAAGTGGTGAAACAATGA
- a CDS encoding class I SAM-dependent methyltransferase has translation MKLAKILPFTRTLMDLAVNEGDIAVDATVGNGHDMLYLAQRVGESGHVFGFDIQKEAISATSARLQEHNMLQRVTLFQASHDQLIEKIPAHYHGRITGAMFNLGYLPGGDKRIVTKPDSTIRAIEQLLQIMAKEGIIVIVVYHGHPEGAIERDALLHYTKAIDQKRAHVLKYEFINQMNNPPFIIALEKRS, from the coding sequence ATGAAATTAGCGAAAATTCTCCCTTTTACGAGAACATTAATGGATCTTGCCGTAAACGAAGGGGATATCGCCGTCGACGCCACGGTGGGAAACGGACATGATATGCTTTATCTGGCACAGCGCGTGGGAGAATCCGGCCATGTGTTTGGCTTTGATATTCAAAAAGAAGCGATTTCGGCAACCTCCGCCCGCCTTCAAGAACATAACATGTTACAGCGGGTGACGTTATTTCAAGCAAGCCACGATCAACTGATCGAAAAAATTCCCGCTCATTATCATGGCCGCATCACCGGAGCGATGTTTAATCTCGGCTACTTGCCGGGCGGCGATAAACGGATTGTAACAAAACCGGATTCCACGATCCGCGCCATTGAGCAATTGTTGCAAATTATGGCGAAAGAAGGAATCATCGTCATTGTCGTTTATCATGGCCATCCGGAAGGCGCCATCGAACGCGACGCGCTTCTTCACTACACAAAGGCGATAGACCAAAAACGGGCTCACGTATTAAAATATGAATTTATCAACCAAATGAACAACCCGCCTTTTATTATCGCGCTGGAAAAACGATCATGA
- a CDS encoding tetraprenyl-beta-curcumene synthase family protein → MKIPTHPITLMKKVYRDVFPVVHRELAYWKQKAQNIPDAELRKQALASIETKTFHCEGGSILSLLAGEKMEECIRFIVAYQTISDYLDNLCDRSTSLDPLDFRALHESMPDALTVDAGVSNYYRHRQEQDDGGYLHDLVRTCQSVLKKVTHYDKIMPFLHELAGYYCDLQVHKHVDVEERVPRLEKWFKQYKDQLPPMEWYEFSACSGSTLGIFCLVAYAFAETFHEKMAKQIRDGYFPYIQGLHILLDYFIDQEEDRQEGDLNFCFYYPNQSVLLERFCHFIEEADRHVSELPHGAFHRLIHRGLLGLYLSDEKVKKQKELRRLAKRLIRAGGIVSWFFYWNGKAYRLWQKKRSSIAK, encoded by the coding sequence TTGAAAATCCCGACACATCCGATCACTCTTATGAAAAAAGTATATCGCGACGTTTTTCCAGTTGTGCATCGCGAACTGGCATATTGGAAACAAAAAGCACAAAATATTCCAGACGCGGAACTTCGCAAACAAGCGTTGGCGAGCATTGAAACAAAAACGTTCCACTGTGAGGGCGGCTCCATTTTATCGCTGTTGGCAGGAGAAAAAATGGAAGAGTGCATTCGTTTTATTGTCGCCTATCAAACAATCAGCGATTACCTAGATAATTTGTGTGATCGAAGCACTTCTTTAGATCCGCTCGATTTTCGCGCTCTTCATGAATCGATGCCTGATGCCTTGACGGTTGATGCGGGTGTTTCGAATTATTACCGGCATCGCCAAGAACAAGATGATGGCGGTTATTTACATGACCTTGTCCGGACATGCCAAAGCGTTTTAAAGAAAGTAACGCATTACGATAAAATTATGCCGTTTTTGCATGAATTGGCTGGATATTATTGTGATTTGCAAGTACATAAACATGTGGATGTTGAAGAACGCGTCCCTCGTCTCGAAAAGTGGTTCAAGCAATATAAAGATCAGCTTCCGCCGATGGAATGGTATGAGTTTTCCGCTTGTTCCGGCTCAACGCTTGGCATTTTTTGTTTAGTTGCTTACGCGTTTGCCGAAACGTTTCATGAGAAAATGGCAAAACAAATACGCGACGGTTATTTTCCATATATTCAAGGTCTGCACATTTTGCTTGATTACTTTATTGATCAAGAAGAAGATCGTCAAGAAGGAGATTTGAATTTTTGCTTTTATTATCCGAACCAGTCTGTTTTGCTGGAACGGTTCTGCCATTTTATTGAAGAGGCGGACCGCCATGTGAGCGAATTGCCGCACGGGGCATTTCACCGCCTTATTCACCGCGGGTTGCTCGGCTTATATTTATCTGATGAAAAAGTGAAGAAACAAAAAGAGCTGCGCCGTCTTGCGAAAAGGCTTATCCGGGCTGGCGGCATCGTTTCTTGGTTTTTTTATTGGAATGGAAAAGCATATCGGTTATGGCAAAAAAAGCGTTCTTCCATCGCCAAATAA
- a CDS encoding alpha/beta hydrolase, translating to MWTWEANEGKGTVVIVHGAAEHHGRYKWLIEQWVKSGYHVVAGDLPGQGRTTRRKRGHILSFDEYINEVADWITEARQFHVPVFLLGHSMGGLIAIRTLQEKKLPVQGVILSSPCLGLVSYPSKGLDMLSRVLNHIAPSLLIDSGLSVELATRNKEVHEAGKQDELYVTKVSVRWYRELIKAMELASRRIQRFPDIPLLLMQGGDDKIVDKTAVKEWFDRLPISEKVYKEWNQLYHEIFNEPEREDVFLYAKSFLDTQCRLYR from the coding sequence ATGTGGACATGGGAGGCAAATGAAGGGAAAGGAACAGTTGTGATTGTCCACGGAGCAGCAGAGCATCATGGACGTTATAAATGGCTGATCGAACAGTGGGTAAAAAGCGGCTATCATGTGGTCGCAGGCGATTTGCCTGGACAAGGGCGGACAACGAGAAGAAAACGCGGACATATTCTGTCGTTCGATGAATATATTAATGAGGTGGCTGATTGGATCACAGAAGCGAGACAATTTCATGTACCAGTGTTTCTTCTCGGACATAGCATGGGAGGGCTTATCGCCATCCGCACGTTGCAAGAAAAAAAGCTTCCTGTGCAAGGGGTTATTTTGTCCTCCCCATGTTTAGGGCTTGTGTCGTATCCGTCAAAAGGGCTTGATATGTTATCAAGAGTATTGAATCATATTGCACCATCCCTTTTAATCGATTCGGGATTGTCTGTCGAATTGGCGACAAGAAATAAAGAAGTACATGAGGCGGGAAAACAAGATGAACTTTATGTGACGAAAGTATCTGTCCGTTGGTACCGCGAACTAATAAAGGCGATGGAATTGGCTTCCCGCCGTATTCAGCGATTTCCTGACATTCCATTGCTGCTGATGCAGGGCGGAGACGATAAAATTGTCGATAAAACAGCCGTAAAAGAATGGTTCGATCGTTTGCCGATATCGGAAAAAGTGTATAAAGAATGGAACCAATTGTACCATGAAATTTTTAATGAACCGGAGCGAGAAGATGTTTTCTTATACGCAAAATCGTTTTTAGATACACAATGCCGACTGTATCGTTAG
- a CDS encoding gamma carbonic anhydrase family protein, which produces MIYPYKGKSPKIAESAFIADYVTITGDVVIGEETSIWFNTVIRGDVAPTIIGNRVNIQDNSILHQSPNNPLIIEDDVTVGHQVILHSAIIRKNALIGMGSIILDGAEIGEGAFIGAGSLVPQGKKIPPHTLAFGRPAKVIRELTDEDVREMERIRREYVEKGQYYKSLQQDKQ; this is translated from the coding sequence ATGATTTATCCTTATAAAGGAAAATCTCCGAAAATTGCGGAATCTGCCTTTATCGCCGATTACGTCACCATTACCGGTGACGTGGTCATCGGGGAAGAAACAAGCATTTGGTTTAATACGGTTATTCGCGGCGATGTCGCGCCAACGATTATCGGCAATCGCGTCAATATCCAAGATAACTCAATTTTGCATCAAAGTCCAAATAATCCGCTTATCATTGAAGACGACGTAACCGTCGGCCACCAAGTCATTTTACATAGTGCCATCATCCGAAAAAACGCTTTAATCGGCATGGGCTCGATTATTCTCGATGGTGCGGAAATTGGCGAAGGAGCGTTTATCGGCGCCGGAAGCCTTGTCCCGCAAGGAAAAAAAATTCCCCCGCACACGCTCGCGTTTGGCCGCCCCGCTAAAGTTATTCGTGAATTAACGGACGAAGATGTCCGCGAGATGGAGCGAATTCGCCGCGAGTATGTTGAGAAAGGGCAATATTATAAATCGTTGCAGCAAGATAAACAATAA
- the asnB gene encoding asparagine synthase (glutamine-hydrolyzing), which produces MCGFIGCVHDEPKMPDEQWQNTFEEMNDMITYRGPDDQGYYFDEYVHFGFRRLSIIDLEAGRQPLSYENERYWIIFNGEIYNYLELRNELEEKGYEFTTNSDTEVIIALYSAEREKAVEKLRGMFAFVIWDKEEKTIFAARDPFGIKPFFYLEEEGRTFFASEKKSILHAMEQDVLHYDALQHYLTFQYVPEPMTMSVGIRKLEPGHYIKKKIGEKLTVHRYWKAGFHPVWKSEDELVKEIRDVLFDSVRVHMRSDVPVGAFLSGGIDSSLIVSIAKQFHPNIKTFSVGFEWEGFNEIAVAEETAEKLGVENISYVISPEEYMEELPKIMWHMDDPLADPAAVPLYFVAREARKHVTVVLSGEGADELFGGYNIYCEPQSLKVFALIPDVVKPALRAIASMLPEGVKGKSFIERGLTPMEERYIGNAKMYSEEEKERLLKPYKHGLEYTVITRPFYEETTHYPPVNRMQYIDIHTWLRGDILLKADKMTMAHSLELRVPFLDKAVFEVAAKIPPEMKTANNTTKYILRKAAEGIVPEHVLHRKKLGFPVPIRHWLKNEMYDWAKTIIKESETEHLFHKDVLYRLLEEHCANKADHSRKIWTVLAFMVWHQVYIEKKYDFFRLYKKDRHSQPI; this is translated from the coding sequence ATGTGCGGGTTTATCGGATGCGTTCATGATGAGCCGAAAATGCCAGACGAACAATGGCAGAACACGTTCGAAGAGATGAATGATATGATTACATATCGCGGCCCGGATGATCAAGGGTATTATTTTGATGAATATGTCCATTTCGGATTCCGCCGCTTAAGCATCATCGATTTGGAAGCAGGCCGGCAGCCGCTTTCTTATGAAAATGAGCGGTATTGGATTATTTTTAATGGTGAAATTTACAATTACCTGGAGCTTCGGAACGAGTTAGAAGAAAAAGGATATGAATTCACCACCAACTCGGATACAGAAGTCATTATCGCCCTTTACAGCGCCGAAAGAGAAAAAGCGGTAGAGAAGCTTCGCGGCATGTTTGCGTTTGTCATTTGGGATAAAGAAGAAAAAACCATTTTTGCCGCGCGCGACCCATTCGGCATTAAGCCGTTTTTCTATTTAGAGGAAGAGGGGCGGACGTTTTTTGCCTCGGAAAAGAAAAGCATTTTGCATGCAATGGAACAGGATGTTCTTCATTATGATGCGCTTCAGCATTATTTAACATTCCAATATGTGCCTGAACCAATGACGATGTCTGTTGGTATTAGAAAGTTGGAGCCAGGTCATTATATCAAAAAGAAAATCGGCGAAAAATTAACGGTGCATCGTTATTGGAAAGCGGGCTTTCATCCTGTATGGAAATCAGAAGACGAATTAGTGAAAGAGATTCGCGATGTTTTATTTGATTCTGTACGTGTTCATATGCGCAGTGATGTGCCGGTTGGTGCGTTTTTATCGGGCGGCATTGATTCTTCTCTGATCGTTTCGATTGCTAAGCAATTCCACCCGAACATAAAGACTTTTTCGGTCGGTTTTGAATGGGAAGGGTTTAACGAAATAGCGGTTGCGGAAGAAACAGCGGAAAAATTAGGAGTCGAAAACATTAGCTATGTTATTTCGCCAGAAGAATACATGGAAGAATTGCCAAAGATTATGTGGCATATGGATGATCCGCTTGCTGATCCAGCAGCTGTTCCGCTTTATTTCGTCGCCCGTGAAGCGAGAAAGCATGTAACGGTTGTGCTTTCTGGGGAAGGAGCAGATGAGTTATTTGGCGGGTACAACATTTATTGCGAACCGCAGTCATTAAAAGTGTTTGCGCTAATTCCTGATGTGGTAAAGCCTGCATTGCGCGCCATCGCTTCTATGCTTCCGGAAGGGGTTAAAGGAAAAAGCTTTATTGAGCGCGGATTAACTCCGATGGAAGAACGTTACATTGGAAATGCGAAAATGTATAGCGAAGAAGAAAAGGAAAGATTGTTGAAACCGTACAAACATGGGTTGGAATATACAGTGATAACCCGCCCGTTTTATGAAGAGACAACCCATTACCCGCCGGTGAATCGAATGCAATATATCGATATCCATACGTGGCTGCGCGGGGATATTTTGCTGAAGGCGGATAAAATGACGATGGCACATTCATTGGAATTGCGCGTCCCATTTTTAGACAAGGCTGTCTTTGAAGTGGCGGCAAAAATTCCGCCGGAAATGAAAACGGCCAATAATACAACGAAATATATTTTGCGCAAAGCGGCAGAAGGCATTGTCCCGGAGCATGTTCTTCATCGCAAAAAGCTTGGTTTTCCGGTACCGATTCGCCATTGGCTGAAAAATGAAATGTATGATTGGGCAAAAACGATTATCAAAGAAAGCGAAACTGAACATTTATTCCATAAAGACGTGTTATATCGTCTGTTAGAAGAGCATTGCGCCAATAAGGCGGATCATAGCCGCAAAATTTGGACCGTGCTAGCATTTATGGTTTGGCATCAAGTCTATATTGAAAAGAAGTATGATTTTTTTCGCCTATATAAAAAAGACAGGCATTCCCAGCCTATTTAA